A genome region from Pseudomonas helmanticensis includes the following:
- a CDS encoding sensor histidine kinase: protein MSLPNPSDGWRSSSSRLLALYSSLFVAWSAILMGVMYYEVSGYLDNLAKHSLMQRQHLFSHFRGEQLEEALAASMTFDIRGIDAYGLFDAQGVYLGGALQQIPEGLPLDGKIHMLADCADSDDPTLPNDSCDAVATQTRDGRWLVLLRDNGSLFAVTRIILHALFWGVSLTILPGIAGWHLLRRRPLRRIRAIQASAQSIVAGDLTHRLPLSNRRDELDMLAAIVNAMLERIERLMNEVKGVCDNIAHDLRTPLTRLRAQLYRMQQQAGEGTQEAAQLDLVLAEADTLMARFRGLLRISELEDRQRRSGFVELDPVQLLEELHEFYLPLAEEGELCFELNMPETLPPLNGDRALLFEALANLLSNSIKFTPPGGTVMLRGVNAGGQTRIEVHDSGPGIPESEREAVFQRFYRAEGGQPQSGFGLGLSIVAAIVSLHGFSLEVGSSDLGGAKLLLDCRQSLIENS, encoded by the coding sequence ATGTCATTGCCGAACCCGTCTGACGGTTGGCGCTCCTCCAGCAGCCGTTTGCTGGCGCTGTACAGTTCGCTGTTCGTGGCGTGGAGCGCGATCCTCATGGGGGTCATGTATTACGAAGTCTCCGGTTACCTCGACAACCTCGCCAAACATTCGTTGATGCAACGTCAGCATCTGTTCTCGCACTTTCGCGGTGAACAACTGGAAGAAGCCCTCGCCGCGAGCATGACCTTCGACATTCGCGGCATCGACGCCTACGGTCTGTTCGATGCGCAGGGCGTCTACCTCGGCGGCGCCTTGCAGCAGATCCCCGAAGGCCTGCCGCTGGACGGCAAGATCCACATGCTCGCCGATTGCGCCGACTCCGATGACCCGACCCTGCCCAATGACAGCTGCGATGCCGTCGCCACGCAAACCCGCGATGGGCGCTGGCTGGTATTGCTGCGCGACAACGGCTCGCTGTTCGCGGTGACGCGGATCATTTTGCATGCGCTGTTCTGGGGTGTGTCGCTGACGATTCTGCCGGGGATTGCCGGTTGGCATTTGCTGCGGCGCCGCCCGTTGCGGCGGATTCGGGCGATTCAGGCCAGCGCGCAGTCGATTGTTGCCGGTGACCTGACGCACCGTTTGCCGCTGTCCAACCGCCGCGATGAACTGGACATGCTCGCGGCCATCGTCAACGCCATGCTCGAACGTATCGAGCGCTTGATGAATGAGGTCAAAGGCGTCTGCGACAACATCGCCCACGATTTGCGCACCCCGCTGACGCGCCTGCGCGCGCAGTTGTATCGCATGCAGCAACAGGCCGGCGAAGGCACGCAGGAGGCGGCGCAACTGGATCTGGTGCTGGCGGAAGCGGACACGTTGATGGCGCGTTTTCGCGGATTGCTGCGGATTTCCGAGCTGGAGGATCGGCAGCGGCGTTCAGGGTTCGTCGAGCTGGATCCGGTGCAACTGCTGGAAGAATTGCATGAGTTCTACCTGCCGTTGGCCGAGGAAGGCGAGCTGTGTTTCGAGCTGAACATGCCGGAGACATTACCGCCGCTCAATGGTGATCGGGCGTTGTTGTTCGAGGCGTTGGCGAACCTGCTGAGCAACTCGATCAAGTTCACCCCGCCCGGCGGCACGGTAATGTTGCGCGGGGTGAATGCCGGTGGGCAGACGCGGATCGAAGTGCACGACTCAGGGCCGGGGATTCCCGAATCGGAACGTGAGGCGGTGTTCCAGCGCTTCTATCGTGCTGAAGGTGGGCAGCCGCAAAGTGGCTTTGGTCTGGGCTTGTCGATAGTGGCTGCGATTGTCAGTCTGCACGGCTTCAGCCTGGAAGTCGGCAGCAGCGATCTGGGCGGGGCGAAACTGCTGCTCGATTGCCGGCAGAGCCTGATCGAAAACTCCTGA
- the hcnC gene encoding cyanide-forming glycine dehydrogenase subunit HcnC, which translates to MSKFYDVIIAGGGVIGASCAYQLSKRKNLKVALIDAKRPGNATRASAGGLWAIGESVGLGCGVIFFRMMSANRKRETQGAAVAVDASTPHILPESFFDFALQSNALYPALHRELKDNHGMDFKFEKTGLKFVIYDDEDRLYAEHIVSCIPHLADQVRWLDQAALREAEPSVSHEARGALEFLCDHQVSPFRLADAYAEGARQNGVDFYVNTNVTGVLHHGSRVTGVQTAEEGVFHCKTLINAAGAWAADLSEWASGIRIPVKPVKGQILLTERMPKILNGCLTTSDCYVAQKDNGEILIGSTTEDKGFDVTTTYPEIAGLVQGAVRCLPELKDVNLKRTWAGLRPGSPDELPILGPMRGVEGYLNACGHFRTGILTSAITGVLLDKLVNDEPLPLDITPFLADRFEAAPIRPAPELELA; encoded by the coding sequence ATGAGTAAGTTCTATGACGTGATCATCGCCGGTGGCGGCGTGATCGGGGCGTCCTGCGCCTACCAGTTATCCAAGCGCAAAAACCTCAAAGTGGCGCTGATCGATGCCAAGCGCCCAGGCAACGCTACCCGCGCTTCGGCCGGCGGCTTGTGGGCGATCGGTGAGTCGGTCGGCCTCGGCTGCGGGGTGATTTTCTTCCGCATGATGTCGGCCAACCGCAAGCGCGAAACCCAGGGCGCGGCGGTGGCGGTGGACGCGAGCACGCCGCATATTCTGCCGGAGTCATTCTTTGATTTTGCCCTGCAGTCCAACGCCCTGTACCCGGCGCTGCACCGCGAACTCAAAGACAACCACGGGATGGATTTCAAGTTCGAAAAGACCGGGCTGAAGTTCGTTATTTATGACGATGAGGATCGACTCTATGCCGAACACATCGTCAGCTGCATTCCGCACCTGGCCGATCAGGTGCGCTGGCTCGATCAGGCGGCGCTGCGCGAGGCCGAACCGAGCGTCAGCCATGAAGCGCGCGGGGCGCTGGAGTTTCTCTGCGACCATCAGGTCAGCCCGTTCCGCCTCGCCGATGCCTATGCCGAAGGTGCCCGGCAAAATGGCGTCGACTTCTACGTCAACACCAACGTCACCGGCGTGCTGCATCACGGCTCGCGCGTGACCGGCGTGCAGACAGCCGAGGAGGGCGTGTTCCACTGCAAGACCCTGATCAACGCGGCGGGCGCCTGGGCGGCGGATCTGAGTGAATGGGCCAGCGGCATTCGTATCCCGGTGAAACCGGTGAAGGGCCAGATCCTGCTGACCGAACGCATGCCGAAAATCCTCAACGGCTGCCTGACCACCAGCGATTGTTACGTCGCGCAAAAGGACAATGGCGAGATCCTGATCGGCAGCACCACCGAAGACAAAGGCTTCGACGTGACCACCACCTACCCGGAAATCGCCGGACTGGTGCAGGGTGCGGTGCGCTGTCTGCCGGAGCTGAAGGACGTCAACCTCAAACGCACCTGGGCGGGATTACGTCCGGGTTCGCCGGATGAGCTGCCGATCCTCGGGCCGATGCGTGGCGTGGAGGGTTATCTGAATGCCTGCGGACATTTCCGCACTGGCATCCTGACCTCGGCGATCACGGGCGTGCTGCTCGACAAACTGGTCAACGACGAGCCGCTACCGCTGGACATCACGCCGTTCCTGGCGGACCGCTTTGAAGCGGCCCCGATCCGACCAGCGCCCGAGCTCGAGCTGGCCTGA
- the hcnB gene encoding cyanide-forming glycine dehydrogenase subunit HcnB, whose amino-acid sequence MNLQPVIVGGGPAGMAAAIELARHGVRCTLLEEASRLGGVVYRGPLRDGVQLDYLGPRYSEALGKLHGEFQEQSGLIDVRLNHRVVGAEGSRALVVLDADEQLHEIAYPQLLLAAGCHERSVPFPGWTLPGVIMLGGLQLQIKSGVVKPQGPVIIAGTGPLLPLVATQLHASGVSVAGVYEACAFGKIARESLALLNKPQLFLDGLSMLAYLKLHGIPMNYGWGVVEAHGEGELKSVSVAPYSATWEPDLSRVERFEAKTLAVGYGFIPRTQLSQQMGLDHGFSDDGYLRANSNVWQQSNEPHVHLAGDMGGIRGGEAAMLAGKIAATSILLQRGVLEEELAGVRRDRYLSKLRAIVRFRAAVDRYTERGVGQTALPAADTVICRCEHATRADIDLALEQGVQDIASLKMRTRVSMGDCQGRMCVGYCSDRLRQATGRKDVGWLRPRFPIDPIPFSAFQSVGTEAASHE is encoded by the coding sequence ATGAACCTGCAACCGGTGATCGTCGGCGGTGGTCCGGCGGGAATGGCGGCGGCCATCGAACTGGCTCGTCATGGTGTGCGCTGCACCTTGCTTGAAGAGGCCTCGCGCCTCGGCGGCGTGGTCTATCGCGGGCCGCTGCGGGACGGTGTGCAACTGGATTACCTGGGGCCGCGCTACTCCGAAGCACTGGGCAAACTGCACGGTGAATTTCAGGAACAGTCCGGGCTGATCGACGTGCGCCTCAACCATCGTGTGGTCGGCGCCGAAGGCAGCCGCGCCTTGGTGGTGCTGGACGCCGACGAGCAACTGCACGAGATCGCGTATCCGCAGCTGCTGCTGGCGGCCGGTTGCCACGAACGCAGCGTGCCGTTTCCCGGCTGGACCTTGCCGGGAGTGATCATGCTCGGCGGTCTGCAACTGCAAATCAAAAGTGGCGTGGTCAAGCCGCAAGGGCCGGTGATCATCGCCGGCACCGGGCCGTTGCTGCCACTGGTGGCGACGCAGTTGCATGCTTCCGGCGTCAGTGTCGCCGGCGTGTATGAGGCCTGCGCATTCGGCAAGATTGCCCGCGAGAGCCTGGCATTGCTGAACAAACCGCAGCTGTTCCTCGATGGCTTGAGCATGCTGGCGTACCTGAAACTGCACGGCATCCCGATGAACTACGGCTGGGGCGTAGTCGAAGCGCATGGCGAAGGCGAGCTGAAAAGCGTCAGCGTCGCGCCGTACTCGGCGACGTGGGAGCCTGATCTGAGCCGGGTCGAGCGCTTCGAAGCGAAGACGCTGGCGGTCGGTTACGGCTTTATTCCGCGTACCCAGCTCAGCCAGCAAATGGGCCTCGATCACGGCTTCAGCGATGACGGATATCTGCGCGCCAATTCGAATGTCTGGCAGCAAAGCAATGAACCTCACGTGCATTTGGCCGGCGACATGGGCGGGATTCGCGGCGGTGAAGCGGCGATGCTGGCGGGCAAGATCGCGGCGACTTCGATCCTCCTGCAACGCGGTGTCCTCGAAGAAGAACTGGCCGGCGTGCGCCGCGACCGCTACCTGAGCAAACTCCGTGCGATCGTGCGGTTCCGCGCCGCCGTCGATCGCTACACCGAACGTGGCGTCGGCCAGACCGCTTTGCCGGCCGCCGACACGGTGATCTGCCGTTGCGAACACGCCACCCGTGCCGACATCGATCTGGCGCTGGAGCAGGGCGTGCAAGACATCGCCAGCCTGAAAATGCGCACCCGCGTAAGCATGGGCGATTGCCAGGGGCGCATGTGCGTCGGCTATTGCAGCGACCGGTTACGCCAGGCCACCGGGCGCAAGGACGTCGGTTGGTTGCGCCCGCGATTCCCGATTGATCCGATTCCTTTTTCCGCGTTCCAGTCCGTCGGCACGGAGGCCGCTTCCCATGAGTAA
- a CDS encoding LysR family transcriptional regulator, which yields MAINFDLNDLQAFRAVVEQGSFRKAADTVRLSQPALSRRIEKLEDALGVKLFERTTRKVSLTQAGRAFMPSVERLLDDLDVALLGISEVASTRLGHVTVACVPSAAYYFMPRVVARYHQQFPRIKVKVLDSSAHDVLSAVVNGEADFGLSFLGTQDAKVDFEALVQECYVVACRRDHPLAGRSSVTWDEFYQQDYISLDKTSGNRFLLDQALSSVVPQRQSICETKHVTTMIGLVEAGLGVAAVPLMAMPGPDHPILTRIPLTDPQVMRSVGIIKRRDRTLTPAALELERLVVEMKVQPPTINA from the coding sequence ATGGCCATCAACTTCGACCTCAACGACCTGCAAGCCTTTCGCGCCGTGGTCGAGCAGGGCAGTTTTCGCAAGGCCGCTGACACCGTGCGCCTGTCGCAACCGGCCTTGAGCCGACGCATCGAAAAACTCGAAGACGCCCTCGGCGTGAAGCTGTTCGAGCGCACCACGCGCAAGGTCAGCCTGACGCAGGCCGGGCGCGCCTTCATGCCGAGTGTCGAGCGTTTGCTGGATGATCTGGACGTGGCGTTGCTGGGCATCAGCGAGGTGGCCTCGACGCGTCTGGGCCATGTCACCGTGGCTTGCGTGCCGTCTGCGGCGTACTACTTCATGCCGCGCGTGGTCGCCCGCTATCACCAGCAATTCCCGCGCATCAAAGTCAAAGTCCTCGATTCCAGCGCCCACGATGTGCTCAGTGCGGTGGTCAATGGCGAGGCGGATTTCGGTTTGAGTTTTCTTGGCACGCAGGATGCCAAAGTCGACTTCGAAGCGCTTGTGCAGGAGTGCTACGTGGTCGCCTGCCGACGCGATCACCCGTTGGCCGGACGCAGCAGCGTGACGTGGGACGAGTTCTATCAGCAGGATTACATCTCGCTGGACAAGACTTCGGGCAATCGCTTCTTGCTCGATCAGGCCTTGAGCAGTGTGGTGCCGCAGCGTCAGAGCATCTGCGAAACCAAACATGTGACAACGATGATTGGTCTGGTCGAGGCTGGATTAGGCGTTGCGGCGGTGCCATTGATGGCGATGCCGGGGCCGGATCATCCGATCCTGACGCGGATACCGCTGACCGATCCGCAAGTGATGCGCAGTGTCGGCATCATCAAGCGCCGGGATCGCACGTTGACCCCGGCGGCATTGGAGCTGGAGCGGCTGGTGGTGGAAATGAAAGTCCAGCCGCCCACCATCAACGCTTGA
- a CDS encoding SRPBCC family protein has translation MPTASATIDIPASADQVWQLIGGFNTLPDWLPFIPNSELSDGGRVRTLQTADGGVVIERLQAFDNTAKTYSYSIEQAPFPATDYLATIKVEALGQGARVTWSGRFTAKGVSDEEVVALFSGIYQGGLEALRANYPT, from the coding sequence ATGCCAACAGCATCAGCAACCATCGACATCCCGGCTTCGGCCGATCAGGTCTGGCAATTGATCGGCGGCTTCAACACGCTGCCCGATTGGCTACCCTTCATTCCCAACAGCGAACTGAGCGACGGTGGCCGTGTGCGCACCTTGCAGACCGCTGATGGCGGCGTGGTGATCGAGCGTCTGCAGGCGTTCGATAACACAGCGAAGACCTACAGCTATTCGATCGAGCAAGCGCCGTTCCCGGCCACGGATTATCTGGCGACGATCAAGGTCGAAGCCCTGGGGCAGGGCGCACGGGTGACGTGGTCGGGGCGTTTCACCGCCAAAGGCGTAAGCGATGAGGAAGTGGTGGCGCTGTTCAGCGGCATCTACCAGGGCGGCCTCGAAGCGTTGCGCGCCAATTACCCAACCTGA
- a CDS encoding response regulator transcription factor — protein sequence MTRILTIEDDAVTAREIVAELSSHGLDVDWVDNGREGLDRAVSGNYDLITLDRMLPELDGLAIVTTLRTMGVATPILMISALSDVDERVRGLRAGGDDYLTKPFATDEMAARVEVLLRRQNSGATQATTLQVADLELDLISHEARRAEQVLTLLPTEYKLLEFLMRNSGQILSRMMIFEEVWGYHFDPGTNLIDVHIGRLRKKIDAVGNVPLIRTVRGSGYVIAEPV from the coding sequence ATGACTCGTATCTTGACCATCGAAGACGACGCCGTGACCGCTCGGGAAATCGTCGCCGAACTGAGCAGCCACGGGCTGGACGTAGACTGGGTCGACAATGGCCGTGAAGGCCTCGACCGCGCCGTAAGCGGCAACTACGATTTGATCACCCTCGATCGCATGCTCCCCGAACTCGATGGCCTGGCCATCGTCACCACGCTGCGCACCATGGGCGTGGCCACGCCGATTCTGATGATCAGCGCCCTCTCCGATGTCGATGAACGCGTGCGCGGCTTGCGTGCCGGCGGCGATGATTATCTGACCAAACCGTTCGCCACCGATGAAATGGCAGCGCGGGTCGAAGTGTTGCTGCGTCGGCAGAACAGCGGCGCGACTCAGGCCACCACCTTGCAGGTCGCCGACCTTGAGCTGGACCTGATCAGCCACGAAGCGCGACGTGCCGAACAGGTACTGACGCTGCTGCCGACCGAATACAAACTGCTCGAATTCCTCATGCGCAACAGTGGCCAGATCCTTTCGCGGATGATGATTTTCGAAGAAGTCTGGGGTTATCACTTCGACCCGGGCACCAACCTGATCGACGTGCACATCGGCCGTCTGCGCAAGAAGATCGACGCAGTGGGCAACGTTCCGCTGATCCGCACGGTACGAGGCTCGGGTTATGTCATTGCCGAACCCGTCTGA
- a CDS encoding monovalent cation:proton antiporter-2 (CPA2) family protein, protein MPHEGNLLQAAVVFLFAAVLTVPLAKRLQLGAVLGYLFAGVIIGPSVLGLIGNPQSVAHISELGVVLLLFIIGLELSPRRLWVMRKSVFGVGLAQVLLTASVIGVLALSVFGQPLNSAIVLGLGLALSSTAFGLQSLAERKELTSPHGRLAFAILLFQDIAAIPLIALVPMLAGGTHDSSNAQSLNHGLQVLGGIAVVVVGGRYLLRPVFRVVAKTGLPEVSTATALLVVIGTAWLMDLVGVSMALGAFLAGLLLADSEYRHELEAQIEPFKGLLLGLFFISVGMGANLGLLLSAPITVLGLTLLLIGLKLPLLFVVGRLAGGLNKISAIRLGIVLAAGGEFAFVVFKIGRDQGLFEPRLYDLLVLTITLSMAVTPLLLLICARLVSPKVQPVEVPEKFRQIDTQTPRVVIAGMGRMGQIVARILRAQNIKFVALDTSVETIELSRSFGGVPVFYGDPMRPEILNAAKAGEAEYFVIATDDPETNIKTAEVVRKLYPHMKIIARARNRQHVHRLVDVGAEAIRETYYSSLEMSRRTLVGLGLTQAQADARIKRFKHHDEQVLEAQHAVYDDAAKVLQTAQEARAELARLFESDQLEEESRNT, encoded by the coding sequence ATGCCCCATGAAGGCAATCTGTTGCAAGCCGCTGTCGTGTTTCTGTTCGCGGCCGTGCTCACCGTGCCTTTGGCCAAACGTCTGCAACTGGGCGCGGTGCTCGGTTATCTGTTTGCCGGGGTGATCATCGGCCCGTCGGTGTTGGGCCTGATCGGTAATCCGCAAAGCGTTGCGCATATCTCCGAGCTGGGCGTGGTGTTGTTGCTGTTTATCATCGGCCTTGAGTTGTCGCCGCGACGGTTGTGGGTGATGCGCAAATCGGTGTTCGGCGTCGGGCTGGCGCAGGTGTTGCTGACCGCTTCGGTGATCGGCGTGCTGGCGCTGTCGGTGTTCGGCCAACCGTTGAACAGTGCGATTGTGCTGGGTCTCGGCCTGGCGCTGTCGTCTACCGCGTTCGGCCTGCAAAGCCTTGCCGAGCGCAAGGAACTGACCAGCCCCCACGGGCGGCTGGCGTTTGCCATTCTGCTGTTCCAGGACATCGCCGCGATCCCGCTGATCGCGCTGGTGCCGATGCTGGCGGGCGGCACCCATGACAGCAGCAATGCGCAAAGTCTGAATCACGGCTTGCAGGTGCTTGGCGGTATTGCCGTGGTGGTGGTCGGCGGGCGTTATCTGTTGCGTCCGGTGTTTCGCGTGGTGGCAAAAACCGGTCTGCCGGAGGTGTCCACGGCCACCGCGTTGCTGGTGGTGATCGGTACGGCATGGTTGATGGATCTGGTTGGTGTGTCGATGGCGCTCGGGGCGTTTCTGGCCGGGCTGCTGCTGGCGGACTCGGAATATCGCCATGAGCTGGAAGCGCAGATCGAGCCGTTCAAGGGCCTGCTGCTCGGGCTGTTTTTCATCAGTGTCGGCATGGGTGCCAATCTCGGCCTGCTGCTCAGCGCGCCGATTACGGTGTTGGGCCTGACGCTGCTGTTGATCGGTCTGAAGTTGCCGCTGCTGTTTGTGGTCGGGCGTCTGGCTGGTGGGTTGAACAAGATCAGTGCGATCCGCCTCGGCATCGTTCTAGCGGCGGGTGGTGAATTTGCCTTTGTGGTGTTCAAGATCGGTCGCGATCAGGGTCTGTTCGAACCACGTTTGTACGACCTCTTGGTGCTGACGATTACCCTGTCGATGGCGGTAACGCCGCTGCTGCTGTTGATCTGCGCGCGGCTGGTCAGCCCGAAAGTGCAACCGGTGGAAGTGCCGGAAAAATTCCGCCAGATCGATACGCAAACGCCACGCGTGGTAATTGCCGGCATGGGCCGGATGGGGCAGATCGTCGCGCGTATCCTGCGGGCGCAGAACATCAAGTTCGTCGCGCTGGACACCTCGGTGGAAACTATCGAACTGTCACGCAGTTTTGGCGGTGTACCGGTGTTCTACGGCGACCCGATGCGCCCGGAGATCCTCAATGCGGCCAAGGCCGGCGAGGCGGAGTATTTCGTGATTGCCACGGACGATCCGGAGACCAACATCAAGACGGCCGAGGTGGTGCGCAAGCTCTATCCGCACATGAAGATCATCGCCCGGGCACGTAACCGTCAGCACGTGCACCGCTTGGTCGATGTCGGCGCGGAAGCGATTCGCGAGACTTATTACTCAAGTCTGGAAATGAGCCGGCGCACGCTGGTCGGCCTCGGTCTGACACAAGCTCAGGCCGATGCGCGGATCAAGCGCTTCAAGCATCACGACGAACAGGTGCTGGAGGCGCAACACGCGGTCTACGACGACGCGGCGAAAGTCCTGCAAACTGCCCAGGAAGCCCGGGCAGAACTGGCGCGGTTGTTTGAGTCGGATCAACTCGAAGAAGAATCCCGCAACACCTGA
- a CDS encoding SDR family NAD(P)-dependent oxidoreductase: MKIDLGGKLAIVSGSTAGIGLGISQSLAEAGATVVVIGRDAGKVEQALASIREKVPGAQLRGLTADLGTAEGAQKLFAAEPRADILVNNLGIFDAVDFFEAPDSEWTRFYEVNVISGVRLARHYVPAMVEQGWGRVIFLSSESGVATPADMINYGVTKSANLAVSHGLAKRLAGTGVTVNAILPGPTFTDGLQDMLKDAAAESGRNLRDEADAFVLKARPTSIIQRVADVEEVAHLVTYIASPLSSATTGAALRVDGGVVDSLTI; this comes from the coding sequence ATGAAGATTGACTTGGGTGGCAAACTGGCGATTGTCAGTGGCAGTACGGCGGGCATTGGCTTGGGCATCAGCCAGTCATTGGCTGAGGCGGGGGCCACGGTGGTTGTCATTGGCCGTGACGCCGGCAAGGTCGAACAGGCGCTGGCGAGCATCCGGGAGAAAGTGCCGGGTGCACAATTGCGCGGTTTGACCGCAGACTTGGGCACAGCGGAGGGCGCGCAGAAACTGTTTGCCGCCGAGCCACGTGCGGACATTCTGGTGAACAACCTCGGCATCTTCGACGCTGTCGATTTTTTCGAAGCGCCGGACAGCGAGTGGACGCGCTTCTACGAGGTCAACGTGATTTCCGGCGTGCGCCTGGCGCGGCACTATGTGCCGGCGATGGTCGAGCAGGGCTGGGGCCGGGTGATTTTCCTGTCTTCGGAATCCGGCGTGGCAACCCCGGCAGACATGATCAACTATGGCGTGACCAAAAGTGCCAATCTGGCGGTGTCCCACGGTTTGGCCAAACGTCTGGCTGGCACCGGCGTGACGGTCAATGCGATTCTGCCGGGGCCGACCTTCACCGATGGCCTGCAAGACATGCTCAAGGATGCGGCCGCCGAATCCGGGCGCAACCTGCGTGATGAGGCCGACGCCTTTGTGCTTAAGGCCCGCCCGACCTCGATCATCCAGCGTGTCGCGGATGTCGAAGAGGTCGCGCATCTGGTCACCTACATCGCTTCGCCGTTGTCCTCGGCCACCACGGGCGCCGCTTTGCGCGTCGATGGCGGCGTGGTCGACAGCCTGACAATCTGA
- a CDS encoding (2Fe-2S)-binding protein, translating into MHCLERTFDIQPLAQADMTVHINGQAVTAAIGETVLSVIQSLGVRQIARNDHDQISGAYCGMGVCQCCLVKINGRHKRRACQTVVRDGMQIETQVNRITAQEVV; encoded by the coding sequence ATGCACTGCCTAGAAAGAACCTTCGATATCCAGCCCTTGGCGCAGGCGGATATGACCGTCCACATCAACGGCCAAGCGGTCACCGCTGCAATCGGCGAAACCGTCCTCAGCGTCATTCAATCCCTCGGCGTACGCCAGATCGCGCGTAACGATCATGACCAGATCAGCGGCGCTTACTGCGGCATGGGCGTGTGCCAGTGCTGCCTGGTGAAAATCAATGGCCGACACAAGCGCCGCGCCTGCCAGACCGTGGTGCGCGACGGCATGCAGATCGAAACCCAGGTCAACCGCATCACTGCGCAGGAGGTCGTATGA
- a CDS encoding aldo/keto reductase, protein MSLKDKLPGQLGFGTAPLGNMFRAIPEAEAQATVHAAWDAGVRYFDTAPFYGSGLSEIRLGEALKQYKRDDYVLSSKVGRVILDEVEDAAARDLGEKSGVFEHGRPNKIVNDYSADATLRSIEDSLKRLQTDRLDIVWVHDIAQDFYGDQWLEYFNQARTGAFKVLTRLREEGVIKAWGLGVNKVEPCELTLDLAEAQPDGFLLAGRYTLLDHERPLQRLMDAALAQNVEIVVGGPYSSGILAGGSHFEYQKASPEIIARVEQIKRIAAAYNVDVKAAALQFSLANPAVAAVIPGASKPGRIAEDVAALSAVIPAGFWQALREAKLVSERAPLPDQKIAAFGSSYMGGV, encoded by the coding sequence ATGAGCTTGAAAGACAAACTGCCCGGCCAACTGGGCTTCGGCACCGCACCACTGGGCAACATGTTCCGCGCCATCCCGGAAGCCGAAGCGCAAGCCACCGTGCATGCCGCATGGGATGCCGGCGTACGCTACTTCGACACCGCGCCGTTCTACGGTTCGGGCCTGTCGGAAATCCGCCTCGGGGAAGCATTGAAACAGTACAAGCGCGACGACTACGTGCTCAGCAGCAAAGTCGGGCGGGTGATTCTCGACGAAGTCGAAGACGCCGCCGCCCGCGATCTTGGTGAAAAAAGCGGCGTGTTCGAACACGGCCGGCCGAACAAGATCGTCAACGACTACAGCGCCGACGCCACCCTGCGCTCCATCGAAGATAGCCTCAAGCGCCTGCAAACCGATCGCCTCGACATTGTCTGGGTGCATGACATCGCTCAGGATTTCTACGGCGATCAATGGCTGGAATACTTCAATCAGGCGCGCACCGGCGCTTTCAAGGTGCTGACCCGTTTGCGTGAAGAAGGCGTGATCAAGGCCTGGGGCCTGGGCGTGAACAAAGTCGAGCCGTGCGAACTGACTCTGGATCTGGCTGAGGCGCAGCCTGACGGCTTTCTCCTCGCAGGGCGCTACACGCTGCTCGACCACGAACGTCCGCTGCAACGTCTGATGGATGCGGCGCTGGCACAGAATGTTGAAATCGTCGTCGGCGGTCCGTACAGCTCAGGCATTCTGGCCGGTGGTTCGCACTTCGAATACCAGAAAGCCAGCCCTGAGATCATCGCAAGGGTGGAACAGATCAAGCGCATCGCCGCGGCCTACAACGTTGATGTAAAAGCCGCCGCGCTGCAGTTTTCGCTGGCCAACCCAGCGGTCGCGGCGGTGATTCCGGGCGCGAGCAAGCCGGGGCGGATTGCTGAAGATGTCGCGGCGTTGTCGGCGGTCATTCCTGCCGGTTTCTGGCAGGCACTGCGTGAAGCGAAACTGGTTTCTGAACGGGCGCCGTTGCCGGATCAAAAGATCGCAGCCTTCGGCAGCTCCTACATGGGAGGTGTGTAA